In Tubulanus polymorphus chromosome 2, tnTubPoly1.2, whole genome shotgun sequence, a single window of DNA contains:
- the LOC141898993 gene encoding uncharacterized protein LOC141898993 has product MRYISLQEAMETMIVLLKSHISRVYFVGGRAVVPIKVQRGRCEEIGVKFPRLSLYLSSQLIYGILKIYVKQQEYFFQDTLNLSKRVNFLTRLSNINLPERKEEKGNILNDPLSHNVSVQFDDPFMFDEEVHLQPLPNLDDIVVDFWQPILSPCVVVHPETIPCTPTAADILRQAQDSPHSVQAEKITLIEPEISAVIDDQNRQVFEQDLPGFPDNDLLLQSIDQELPQHDSVLLSPHRVQPSDDQTDVVREPTELPGAADINLYPSPEIRMTPPQLPPKPDVPKKHKKSRKRLILADIEPPQPGTPPARVYGKFPIIDAFINVPKRVTSKYMATKGIHCQTLKRVSDELIHGQDVDTLLLNLPGRHKFFNAGLASMITRNYVTCQASDPPFTDESGGSAGSSGIDETASTISMSQLRHQSATETPQQQSIRDSIVNSRETSHTHHRSFERPGDATFMQPPIDDSDHNISMQPAAVIDDPIPEEIPSFAEPPVLPPSSPVLENRNDSRRRMKKCVKQLILQSDIRQIYFADLCKPSEMERVTVALWFQFLLECVGVVQLKVEQSHPFSYIRISPGRRWETLCDEVESS; this is encoded by the exons ATGCGGTATATAAGCCTCCAAGAGGCGATGGAAACTATGATAGTACTGTTAAAATCTCATATTAGTCGTGTTTACTTTGTCGGCGGCCGCGCTGTTGTGCCGATTAAAG TTCAGCGGGGGAGATGCGAAGAGATAGGTGTGAAGTTTCCACGGTTATCACTTTATCTGTCATCTCAACTTATCTACGGAATCCTCAAAATCTACGTGAAACAACAAGAATATTTTTTCC aaGATACCCTGAATTTGTCGAAAAGAGTTAATTTTCTAACACGACTCTCGAATATAAATCTACCTGAACGAAA AGAAGAAAAAGGTAACATTCTGAATGATCCTCTCTCTCACAATGTATCAGTTCAGTTTGACGATCCTTTCATGTTTGATGAGGAAGTCCATTTGCAGCCGTTGCCAAATTTGGATGATATTGTAGTA GATTTCTGGCAGCCAATACTGTCTCCATGTGTCGTCGTGCATCCCGAGACTATCCCCTGTACACCAACAGCAGCAGATATATTGAGGCAAG CTCAAGATTCACCACATTCTGTTCAAgcagaaaaaataacattgaTAGAACCCGAAATAAGTGCAGTAATTGATGATCAG AATCGACAAGTTTTTGAACAAGACTTGCCCGGATTTCCGGACAACGACTTGTTGTTACAAAGTATCGATCAGGAATTACCCCAACACGATTCTGTTTTGCTGTCCCCTCATCGTGTGCAGCCGTCAGATGACCAAACAGATGTTGTTAG GGAGCCGACTGAACTGCCAGGAGCGGCTGATATAAATCTGTACCCATCTCCTGAAATACGGATGACTCCGCCTCAATTGCCGCCAAAACCGGATGTACCaaaaaaacataagaaaagcAGAAAG CGCTTGATATTAGCAGACATTGAGCCGCCTCAGCCTGGCACACCGCCAGCGCGTGTGTACGGCAAATTTCCAATCATCGACGCATTCATCAATGTTCCGAAAAGAGTTACCAGCAAATACATGGCAACGAAAGGAATTCATTGTCAAACG CTCAAAAGGGTCAGTGATGAATTGATTCATGGTCAAGATGTTGATACTCTATTGTTAAACTTACCAG GAAGACATAAATTCTTCAATGCAGGACTGGCTTCCATGATAACGAGAAATTATGTCACATGCCAAGCATCTGACCCTCCTTTCACAG ATGAGAGTGGTGGCTCGGCTGGTAGCTCTGGTATTGATGAAACGGCATCGACTATTAGTATG TCTCAACTCCGCCACCAATCTGCCACAGAAACGCCTCAACAACAATCCATTCGAGATTCGATCGTGAATTCGCGAGAAACGTCGCACACCCATCACAG ATCATTTGAAAGACCCGGGGATGCAACATTTATGCAGCCGCCGATCGATGATAGTGATCACAACATTTCGATGCAACCCGCCGCCGTCATCGACGACCCGATTCCCGAAGAGATCCCGTCATTCGCCGAACCGCCGGTGCTTCCACCATCATCTCCGGTGttagaaaatagaaacgatAGTCGTAGAAGAATGAAGAAATGCGTAAAACAATTGATCCTGCAATCGGACATACGGCAAATCTATTTTGCGGATCTTTGCAAACCTTCGGAAATGGAACGCGTTACTGTAGCTCTGTGGTTTCAGTTTTTGTTGG AATGCGTTGGAGTGGTACAATTGAAAGTCGAACAAAGTCATCCATTCAGTTACATACGTATATCGCCGGGAAGACGGTGGGAGACGCTTTGTGATGAAGTGGAAAGCAGTTAA